Proteins encoded in a region of the Amia ocellicauda isolate fAmiCal2 chromosome 19, fAmiCal2.hap1, whole genome shotgun sequence genome:
- the LOC136714712 gene encoding cytochrome P450 2J4 isoform X3 → MRLSAACLQYIVGIEGILQYRVDINCAVTWKAVMNLSDVAPYWLWQWMDIQGLLMMLCVFLIVKTIRDRPPRNYPPGPFGLPVIGSLLCISPSDPFGYFCKLLGDYGDIMSLSVGNMPILLLSGSKTLREAFVEKADAFTDHPLYPINKRLCNGLGLIWSNGQMWKQQRRFALSTLKYFGVGKKTLETSILEENRVLYKAIRNEQCKPFEPHNILHNAVGNIISSLVFGHRFEYDDGHFHEMLRICGEIFQLPFTLWGRCEDHTSGFNEENLLYCVLDLIAAGTETTSNTLLWGLLYMAKYPEIQEKVQDEIDGVIGQERQPSMDDRPSMPYTYAVIHEIQRFGNIVPFTPPRMSNKNTTLAGYDIPKGVIVLPMLMPILFDKSEYQTADQFNPEHFLDKEGKFVKRDNFMPFSIGKRACPGEQLARMELFLFFTSFLQRFTFCAPQGVELTMEFVIGITRGPKPFKICAVPRIK, encoded by the exons ATGCGTCTCAGTGCAGCCTGTCTTCAGTATATAGTCGGCATAGAAGGAATACTGCAATACAGAGTCGATATTAACTGTGCTGTGACCTGG AAAGCTGTAATGAATCTGTCTGATGTGGCACCGTATTGGCTTTGGCAGTGGATGGATATCCAGGGGCTTCTGAtgatgctgtgtgtgtttctgataGTGAAGACCATCAGGGACAGGCCTCCCAGAAACTACCCTCCTGGCCCCTTTGGTTTACCTGTTATAGGAAGCCTTTTATGCATCAGTCCCAGCGACCCCTTTGGTTATTTTTGCAAG CTTTTAGGTGATTATGGAGACATCATGAGCCTTTCTGTCGGCAATATGCCTATTTTGCTTCTCTCGGGATCAAAGACCCTTAGGGAAGCCTTTGTTGAGAAAGCAGATGCCTTCACAGATCATCCGTTATACCCCATAAATAAAAGACTGTGCAACGGACTGG GCTTGATTTGGTCCAATGGTCAAATGTGGAAGCAACAGAGACGGTTTGCTCTGTCCACCCTGAAGTACTTTGGAGTGGGGAAGAAGACCCTGGAGACATCCATCCTGGAGGAGAACAGAGTTCTCTACAAGGCCATTAGAAATGAGCAGT GCAAACCCTTCGAACCTCACAACATACTTCACAATGCGGTGGGCAACATCATCAGCTCACTGGTGTTTGGGCACCGATTTGAATACGATGACGGACACTTTCATGAGATGCTGAGGATATGTGGGGAAATATTCCAACTGCCATTCACACTTTGGGGTCGG TGTGAAGACCACACATCTGGATTCAATGAGGAGAATCTCCTTTACTGTGTATTAGATTTGATTGCGGCAGGAACGGAAACCACATCCAACACTCTGCTCTGGGGTCTTTTATACATGGCTAAATATCCTGAAATTCAAG AGAAGGTGCAGGACGAGATAGATGGGGTGATCGGACAGGAACGCCAGCCCTCCATGGACGACAGGCCCAGCATGCCCTACACCTACGCCGTGATCCACGAAATTCAGAGATTTGGCAATATAGTTCCGTTCACTCCGCCAAGGATGTCTAATAAAAATACCACCTTAGCTGGATATGATATTCCGAAG GGAGTGATTGTACTGCCAATGCTGATGCCAATACTGTTTGACAAGAGCGAGTATCAGACGGCTGATCAGTTCAATCCAGAACACTTCCTGGACAAGGAGGGCAAGTTTGTGAAAAGGGACAATTTCATGCCCTTCTCAATAg GGAAGAGGGCGTGTCCAGGAGAGCAGCTGGCCCGGATGGAGCTCTTCCTGTTCTTCACCTCCTTTCTCCAGAGGTTCACATTCTGCGCTCCTCAGGGGGTGGAGCTCACCATGGAGTTTGTCATAGGAATCACACGAGGACCAAAACCATTCAAGATCTGCGCCGTACCTCGCATAAAATAA
- the LOC136714712 gene encoding cytochrome P450 2J4 isoform X2: MNLSDVAPYWLWQWMDIQGLLMMLCVFLIVKTIRDRPPRNYPPGPFGLPVIGSLLCISPSDPFGYFCKLLGDYGDIMSLSVGNMPILLLSGSKTLREAFVEKADAFTDHPLYPINKRLCNGLGLIWSNGQMWKQQRRFALSTLKYFGVGKKTLETSILEENRVLYKAIRNEQCKPFEPHNILHNAVGNIISSLVFGHRFEYDDGHFHEMLRICGEIFQLPFTLWGRLYNSFPTLMEFLPGKHQSTFSNSKKFQMFIQEEVKKHRETWNPSEPRDYIDCYLEEIKKCEDHTSGFNEENLLYCVLDLIAAGTETTSNTLLWGLLYMAKYPEIQEKVQDEIDGVIGQERQPSMDDRPSMPYTYAVIHEIQRFGNIVPFTPPRMSNKNTTLAGYDIPKGVIVLPMLMPILFDKSEYQTADQFNPEHFLDKEGKFVKRDNFMPFSIGKRACPGEQLARMELFLFFTSFLQRFTFCAPQGVELTMEFVIGITRGPKPFKICAVPRIK; this comes from the exons ATGAATCTGTCTGATGTGGCACCGTATTGGCTTTGGCAGTGGATGGATATCCAGGGGCTTCTGAtgatgctgtgtgtgtttctgataGTGAAGACCATCAGGGACAGGCCTCCCAGAAACTACCCTCCTGGCCCCTTTGGTTTACCTGTTATAGGAAGCCTTTTATGCATCAGTCCCAGCGACCCCTTTGGTTATTTTTGCAAG CTTTTAGGTGATTATGGAGACATCATGAGCCTTTCTGTCGGCAATATGCCTATTTTGCTTCTCTCGGGATCAAAGACCCTTAGGGAAGCCTTTGTTGAGAAAGCAGATGCCTTCACAGATCATCCGTTATACCCCATAAATAAAAGACTGTGCAACGGACTGG GCTTGATTTGGTCCAATGGTCAAATGTGGAAGCAACAGAGACGGTTTGCTCTGTCCACCCTGAAGTACTTTGGAGTGGGGAAGAAGACCCTGGAGACATCCATCCTGGAGGAGAACAGAGTTCTCTACAAGGCCATTAGAAATGAGCAGT GCAAACCCTTCGAACCTCACAACATACTTCACAATGCGGTGGGCAACATCATCAGCTCACTGGTGTTTGGGCACCGATTTGAATACGATGACGGACACTTTCATGAGATGCTGAGGATATGTGGGGAAATATTCCAACTGCCATTCACACTTTGGGGTCGG CTGTACAATAGTTTCCCAACTTTAATGGAGTTTTTACCTGGAAAACATCAGTCAACGTTTTCAAACAGCAAGAAATTTCAGATGTTTATTCAAGAGGAGGTgaagaaacacagagagaccTGGAATCCATCAGAGCCCAGAGATTATATAGACTGCTACCTTGAGGAAATCAAAAAG TGTGAAGACCACACATCTGGATTCAATGAGGAGAATCTCCTTTACTGTGTATTAGATTTGATTGCGGCAGGAACGGAAACCACATCCAACACTCTGCTCTGGGGTCTTTTATACATGGCTAAATATCCTGAAATTCAAG AGAAGGTGCAGGACGAGATAGATGGGGTGATCGGACAGGAACGCCAGCCCTCCATGGACGACAGGCCCAGCATGCCCTACACCTACGCCGTGATCCACGAAATTCAGAGATTTGGCAATATAGTTCCGTTCACTCCGCCAAGGATGTCTAATAAAAATACCACCTTAGCTGGATATGATATTCCGAAG GGAGTGATTGTACTGCCAATGCTGATGCCAATACTGTTTGACAAGAGCGAGTATCAGACGGCTGATCAGTTCAATCCAGAACACTTCCTGGACAAGGAGGGCAAGTTTGTGAAAAGGGACAATTTCATGCCCTTCTCAATAg GGAAGAGGGCGTGTCCAGGAGAGCAGCTGGCCCGGATGGAGCTCTTCCTGTTCTTCACCTCCTTTCTCCAGAGGTTCACATTCTGCGCTCCTCAGGGGGTGGAGCTCACCATGGAGTTTGTCATAGGAATCACACGAGGACCAAAACCATTCAAGATCTGCGCCGTACCTCGCATAAAATAA
- the LOC136714712 gene encoding cytochrome P450 2J4 isoform X4 encodes MLRICGEIFQLPFTLWGRLYNSFPTLMEFLPGKHQSTFSNSKKFQMFIQEEVKKHRETWNPSEPRDYIDCYLEEIKKCEDHTSGFNEENLLYCVLDLIAAGTETTSNTLLWGLLYMAKYPEIQEKVQDEIDGVIGQERQPSMDDRPSMPYTYAVIHEIQRFGNIVPFTPPRMSNKNTTLAGYDIPKGVIVLPMLMPILFDKSEYQTADQFNPEHFLDKEGKFVKRDNFMPFSIGKRACPGEQLARMELFLFFTSFLQRFTFCAPQGVELTMEFVIGITRGPKPFKICAVPRIK; translated from the exons ATGCTGAGGATATGTGGGGAAATATTCCAACTGCCATTCACACTTTGGGGTCGG CTGTACAATAGTTTCCCAACTTTAATGGAGTTTTTACCTGGAAAACATCAGTCAACGTTTTCAAACAGCAAGAAATTTCAGATGTTTATTCAAGAGGAGGTgaagaaacacagagagaccTGGAATCCATCAGAGCCCAGAGATTATATAGACTGCTACCTTGAGGAAATCAAAAAG TGTGAAGACCACACATCTGGATTCAATGAGGAGAATCTCCTTTACTGTGTATTAGATTTGATTGCGGCAGGAACGGAAACCACATCCAACACTCTGCTCTGGGGTCTTTTATACATGGCTAAATATCCTGAAATTCAAG AGAAGGTGCAGGACGAGATAGATGGGGTGATCGGACAGGAACGCCAGCCCTCCATGGACGACAGGCCCAGCATGCCCTACACCTACGCCGTGATCCACGAAATTCAGAGATTTGGCAATATAGTTCCGTTCACTCCGCCAAGGATGTCTAATAAAAATACCACCTTAGCTGGATATGATATTCCGAAG GGAGTGATTGTACTGCCAATGCTGATGCCAATACTGTTTGACAAGAGCGAGTATCAGACGGCTGATCAGTTCAATCCAGAACACTTCCTGGACAAGGAGGGCAAGTTTGTGAAAAGGGACAATTTCATGCCCTTCTCAATAg GGAAGAGGGCGTGTCCAGGAGAGCAGCTGGCCCGGATGGAGCTCTTCCTGTTCTTCACCTCCTTTCTCCAGAGGTTCACATTCTGCGCTCCTCAGGGGGTGGAGCTCACCATGGAGTTTGTCATAGGAATCACACGAGGACCAAAACCATTCAAGATCTGCGCCGTACCTCGCATAAAATAA
- the LOC136714712 gene encoding cytochrome P450 2J4 isoform X1, with product MRLSAACLQYIVGIEGILQYRVDINCAVTWKAVMNLSDVAPYWLWQWMDIQGLLMMLCVFLIVKTIRDRPPRNYPPGPFGLPVIGSLLCISPSDPFGYFCKLLGDYGDIMSLSVGNMPILLLSGSKTLREAFVEKADAFTDHPLYPINKRLCNGLGLIWSNGQMWKQQRRFALSTLKYFGVGKKTLETSILEENRVLYKAIRNEQCKPFEPHNILHNAVGNIISSLVFGHRFEYDDGHFHEMLRICGEIFQLPFTLWGRLYNSFPTLMEFLPGKHQSTFSNSKKFQMFIQEEVKKHRETWNPSEPRDYIDCYLEEIKKCEDHTSGFNEENLLYCVLDLIAAGTETTSNTLLWGLLYMAKYPEIQEKVQDEIDGVIGQERQPSMDDRPSMPYTYAVIHEIQRFGNIVPFTPPRMSNKNTTLAGYDIPKGVIVLPMLMPILFDKSEYQTADQFNPEHFLDKEGKFVKRDNFMPFSIGKRACPGEQLARMELFLFFTSFLQRFTFCAPQGVELTMEFVIGITRGPKPFKICAVPRIK from the exons ATGCGTCTCAGTGCAGCCTGTCTTCAGTATATAGTCGGCATAGAAGGAATACTGCAATACAGAGTCGATATTAACTGTGCTGTGACCTGG AAAGCTGTAATGAATCTGTCTGATGTGGCACCGTATTGGCTTTGGCAGTGGATGGATATCCAGGGGCTTCTGAtgatgctgtgtgtgtttctgataGTGAAGACCATCAGGGACAGGCCTCCCAGAAACTACCCTCCTGGCCCCTTTGGTTTACCTGTTATAGGAAGCCTTTTATGCATCAGTCCCAGCGACCCCTTTGGTTATTTTTGCAAG CTTTTAGGTGATTATGGAGACATCATGAGCCTTTCTGTCGGCAATATGCCTATTTTGCTTCTCTCGGGATCAAAGACCCTTAGGGAAGCCTTTGTTGAGAAAGCAGATGCCTTCACAGATCATCCGTTATACCCCATAAATAAAAGACTGTGCAACGGACTGG GCTTGATTTGGTCCAATGGTCAAATGTGGAAGCAACAGAGACGGTTTGCTCTGTCCACCCTGAAGTACTTTGGAGTGGGGAAGAAGACCCTGGAGACATCCATCCTGGAGGAGAACAGAGTTCTCTACAAGGCCATTAGAAATGAGCAGT GCAAACCCTTCGAACCTCACAACATACTTCACAATGCGGTGGGCAACATCATCAGCTCACTGGTGTTTGGGCACCGATTTGAATACGATGACGGACACTTTCATGAGATGCTGAGGATATGTGGGGAAATATTCCAACTGCCATTCACACTTTGGGGTCGG CTGTACAATAGTTTCCCAACTTTAATGGAGTTTTTACCTGGAAAACATCAGTCAACGTTTTCAAACAGCAAGAAATTTCAGATGTTTATTCAAGAGGAGGTgaagaaacacagagagaccTGGAATCCATCAGAGCCCAGAGATTATATAGACTGCTACCTTGAGGAAATCAAAAAG TGTGAAGACCACACATCTGGATTCAATGAGGAGAATCTCCTTTACTGTGTATTAGATTTGATTGCGGCAGGAACGGAAACCACATCCAACACTCTGCTCTGGGGTCTTTTATACATGGCTAAATATCCTGAAATTCAAG AGAAGGTGCAGGACGAGATAGATGGGGTGATCGGACAGGAACGCCAGCCCTCCATGGACGACAGGCCCAGCATGCCCTACACCTACGCCGTGATCCACGAAATTCAGAGATTTGGCAATATAGTTCCGTTCACTCCGCCAAGGATGTCTAATAAAAATACCACCTTAGCTGGATATGATATTCCGAAG GGAGTGATTGTACTGCCAATGCTGATGCCAATACTGTTTGACAAGAGCGAGTATCAGACGGCTGATCAGTTCAATCCAGAACACTTCCTGGACAAGGAGGGCAAGTTTGTGAAAAGGGACAATTTCATGCCCTTCTCAATAg GGAAGAGGGCGTGTCCAGGAGAGCAGCTGGCCCGGATGGAGCTCTTCCTGTTCTTCACCTCCTTTCTCCAGAGGTTCACATTCTGCGCTCCTCAGGGGGTGGAGCTCACCATGGAGTTTGTCATAGGAATCACACGAGGACCAAAACCATTCAAGATCTGCGCCGTACCTCGCATAAAATAA
- the LOC136714714 gene encoding cytochrome P450 2J1-like translates to MNLSGVSPYWLWQWMDFQGLLLTLSVLLVVKIIRDRPPKNFPPGPLAIPFLGSALSINPKDPSGSFCKLLGQYGDVAKMSIGGQRLVLLSGSKTIREVFVEKGDFFTDRPVYPIIERLFKGLGLITSSGLIWKQQRRFALSTLKYFGVGKKTLETSILEESRHLYEAINNEQGKPFDPHYLLHNGVSNIICSLVFGHRFEYDDGHFLEMLKNFEEIIQLPVTIWGQLYNMFPRLMSLLPGRHQSTFSTSKKIIRFIEDEVQKHKEDWNPSEPRDYIDCYLEEIEKCKDDSSGFNEENLLYCVIDLFAAGTDTLSKTLLWGLLYMVKHPEIQEKVQDEIDRVIRQEHQPSMDDRPSMPYTYAVIHEIQRCANILPITPPRVSHYDTTIAGYDIPKGVIVLPMLMPILYDKSEYQTADRFNPEHFLDKEGKFVKRDNFIPFSIGKRACPGEQLARMELFLFFTSFLQRFTFCAPEGVELTMEFVIGITRGPKPFKICAIPRIKISTSLLSL, encoded by the exons ATGAATCTGTCTGGCGTGTCCCCATATTGGCTTTGGCAGTGGATGGACTTCCAGGGGCTCCTGCTGACGCTGTCTGTGCTGCTGGTAGTGAAGATCATCAGGGATCGGCCTCCCAAAAACTTCCCTCCTGGCCCCCTTGCTATACCTTTTTTAGGAAGTGCTTTAAGCATCAATCCCAAAGACCCATCTGGTTCTTTCTGTAAG TTGTTAGGTCAGTATGGGGACGTGGCAAAGATGTCCATCGGTGGTCAGAGGCTTGTGCTTCTCTCAGGCTCGAAGACCATCAGAGAGGTTTTTGTTGAGAAAGGAGATTTCTTCACGGATCGCCCGGTATACCCCATCATCGAAAGACTGTTCAAAGGCCTTG GCTTGATTACATCCAGTGGTCTCATCTGGAAGCAACAGAGACGGTTTGCTCTGTCCACCTTGAAGTACTTTGGAGTGGGGAAGAAGACCCTGGAGACGTCCATACTGGAGGAGAGCAGACATCTCTATGAGGCTATCAACAATGAGCAGG GAAAACCCTTTGATCCTCACTACTTACTTCACAACGGAGTGTCGAACATCATCTGCTCCCTGGTTTTTGGGCACAGGTTTGAATACGACGACGGACACTTTCTCGAGATGCTGAAGAACTTTGAAGAAATCATCCAACTGCCGGTAACAATTTGGGGTCAG TTGTACAACATGTTCCCGCGTTTAATGAGCCTTTTACCCGGGAGACACCAGTCAACCTTTTCAACGAGTAAGAAAATCATACGGTTTATTGAAGACGAGGTGCAGAAACACAAGGAGGACTGGAATCCATCCGAGCCCAGAGACTATATTGACTGCTACCTTGAGGAAATTGAAAAG TGTAAAGACGACTCCTCTGGATTCAATGAGGAGAATCTTCTTTACTGTGTGATAGATTTATTTGCCGCTGGAACCGACACTCTATCCAAAACTCTGCTCTGGGGTCTTCTGTACATGGTCAAACATCCTGAAATACAAG AGAAGGTGCAGGACGAGATAGACCGAGTGATCAGACAGGAACACCAGCCCTCCATGGATGACAGGCCCAGCATGCCCTACACCTACGCCGTGATCCACGAAATTCAGAGATGTGCCAACATACTCCCTATCACTCCCCCCAGGGTCTCCCACTACGACACCACCATAGCTGGATACGATATTCCCAAG GGAGTGATTGTACTGCCAATGCTGATGCCAATACTGTATGACAAGAGCGAGTATCAGACGGCTGATCGGTTCAATCCAGAACACTTCCTGGACAAGGAGGGCAAGTTTGTGAAAAGGGACAATTTCATTCCCTTCTCAATag GGAAGAGGGCGTGTCCAGGAGAGCAGCTGGCCCGGATGGAGCTCTTCCTGTTCTTCACCTCCTTTCTCCAGAGGTTCACCTTCTGCGCTCCTGAGGGGGTGGAGCTCACCATGGAGTTTGTCATAGGAATCACACGAGGACCAAAACCATTCAAGATCTGCGCCATACCTCGCATTAAAATAAGCACTTCACTACTGTCACTTTAA